GATGCCGCTCTAGAGACAATCAAAGAAGCTCTTACTGCTGGCGGTAGTGTTAGCTTCATAGGTTTTGGTACTTTTAGCACAGCTGATAGAGCTGCAAGAAAAGCTAGAGTTCCAGGAACTAAGAAAGTTATTGATGTACCTGCTAGTAAAGCGGTCAAATTTAAAGTTGGCAAAAAGCTGAAAGAAGCAGTTGTTGCTACTACAAACAAAAAAGGCAAAAAGAAATAATTTCTTTTCATGGAAGCTCCAATTGGGGCTTCTTCTTTATCTATTTTTTATTTTTATTCTAATTTTTAATATATTTTTTATTTCTTTTAGGTAAAATACGATTCTTTTTGGCCTGAGTGGTGAAACTGGTAGACGCGCCAGACTCAAAATCTGGTAAGGGCAACCTTGTGTCGGTTCGAGTCCGACCTCAGGCACCATTTATACTTTTCAAAGCATTTCACATCCTTTCATTTTACTTCAATTAAAGCCCTAAAATACGATGTTTTATTAAAAATACATTTTCATATTCAATCATTTTATTTCATCTTTTTTCATCTCTTGCTAGATTTTTTTACGGAGTTTTTAACGGAGTTTTTATAAAATATAAAAAATAATCCGTAAAAAGAGTAACAATGCCTAAAATAAACGCTCCGCTAACAGATAAGCTAATAAAGTCATTAAAACCAAAAGAAAGAGAGTATAAAAAATCAGATGGCAAAAATTTATATCTTTTTGTAAGTCCGACCGGACGTAAATATTTTGCTTTTGAGTTTAAAAGTCCTATAACTCAAAAAATCAGGAGAATGGCTCTAGGCGAATACCCTACCCTTAGTCTTGCTGAGGCAAGAGAACGCAAAATGGAGCTTTTAAAACAGATCGCAAGCGGAGATGACCCGCTTATCATCAAGAACTCATCGGATACGGCACTTAAAAGCATAGCTATGGAGTGGCTAAACATCAAAGCTACAAAAGTTGCCAAAACTACGCTTGACAAACAAATTATAAGGCTTGAAAAGCATCTTTTCCCGTTTTTAGGCTCCAAAGAGATTAACGATATAACAAAAGCGGACATTATCAGTATTTTAAGAAAGATAGAAAAAACAGGGCATTTTGAGACCATGAACAGAATTTATATGCTTTGCTCTCAGATATGGCGATACGCCGTTGGAGTAGATAAAGTAAGCCATAACATCATATCCGACATAAACTATCAATACACATTCAAATCAGGCAAGGTTAAAAATTTCTCAACACTTACCAGCAGTGATGACATCAAAAGACTATTAATAGCCGTTAAAAATTACAATGGAGATATAAAAAACTAAATTCGCTCTAAAACTAGCCATATACACTGCTGTTAGACCGTTTAATATAAGAAGCGCAAGATGGGGTGAATTTGATTTTGAAAAAGAAGTATGGCAAATTTCAAGTGAAAAAATGAAAATGCGTGAAACTTTTACTCTACCTTTATCAAAACAAGCAATCAATCTATTAAATGAGTATAAAAGTAACATATTGCCTAATGATTTTTTATTCCCAAGCATCATTAAAGGCAAATTTATGAGCGAAAACACTTTAAATTTGGCTCTTATACGTATGGGCTTTAGTAAAGACGTATTATCATCTCTACTACCTACCAATATACATCCTAAAGTATCATCAGGAAAATTGCCGTTATGTATCAAAATATGCCTATCCTTGCTAACCTTTTCATTATAAAGTATCGGCAGTCTCCTTTGAAATCTAGGGCTTCTATAAAATGTGGCGTTATACTCTCCCTCGGGTATTCTTTTATCTTTATTTGGAGTAACGGTATCTTCTCCTGCGGGTTCTAGCGTAACGCCCTTTAATAATGTAATACTTCCGTCTTTTAGTTCAAAAGTTCCTACAGTTGCATCTTTAATATTTCTAGTTCTGTCTATGTATAACTTCTTCATACTCTCTCCTTTTATCATCTTTAAATTCATCATCTCTTTTTTCCGATATGCTTTCTATCCTTTTGTCCAAAAGTTTATCCATCTTTTTCTTGGCCCATTCGGCACCCAGCCATGCGCCCCAGCCTCCAAGCGCTATGCCAAGCCCTGCACCATGAAACATAAAAAATACTATTTCATAAACCGTAAAACACACTAACATTGATGAAAGAGTAGCCACAGTCCCTGATATAAATCTACTCCATCCATTACCCTTTAGTTTTGTGTTTCCGCTGCCTATGCCCAAAATGCCGCCTATAAATCCAACAAAAGCTACAAGCGCATAAATAAAAGCATCTTTATCTATATTATTAAACATCAGTCGCCTATACACTCTTTAAGTAAAATTTCCGACTCTTGATAGTATTTAGCTATATCCTTAGCTGTTTTTAGGTCCAACTCATTAAATGTGGGTTTTGGAGGCAATTTAACTTGGCACTTTACAGGCACCAAAACCTCCTTATACTCTACATTGGTTATGACTTGAGGTTTTGTGCTGCATCCAGCTATTAAAACAGCGAACAATAAAAGTATTACAAAGACCAACCTCCTAACCTCTCTTTGGCATATATCTCCAAAATCAACAAATGACTTTATAAACCTCATCGCGACAACTCCTTAAAAAGTTCTTCGTAGTAGCTTAGTTTTTTAATGCATTCGCTTTGGCTGCTAGGAGGTTTTATCTTGATATACTTTGTTTCAATCTCTTTTTTATAATAGGCTGTATATTTTTTTTAATCTCTCGTTATCTTGTGAAATTTGAACCATCTTTTTGTTTTGATTTTCTATATTTAAATTACATTTATCCAAATTACCTTTTAGTGTTTGTAGTTCTATCTCTTTTGAGATCATTTTCATGTTTGTCGCTCTTATCTCGTCCAATAAATATAAATTAGAAATTTTATAAAAAGCAGACATGCCAAAGATTACACCTAAAAGAGCCGACAAGATCACTAGCCATATTTTATTGCCTACTATAAATTCAGAAATGTTAACCCAGCTCATCTCTTTATAAACCTTATAGGGTGTATAGTGCAAACGCTTTTAGAATAAATTTTGTTTTTTGGATTATTTATAAACTCTTGCATTTGTCCAATTGTTCTAATACTGGCTATATCAAACAATTTATGACCAACATAAATTCTTACATAAAACCATTTACACCATACTATATTTGCAAAGTAACTGACCAGTAATTGCCCATCAAAGGTCTTAGCTCGAACTAGGCCCCAAGTACTACCCCTACTGCCACTATAACCAGGAGTATTTCTATCGCCCAAGACTTCAATAGTTTGAGGGTCTATCTCGCTAAATTTAAAGCCCATTATTTCAGCCGCAAAAATACCTATGCGATTTCTTAGTAACAACCTAAGCCTTGCATAATATGTTCTATTCTTAGGCTTTGGGAATCTGCCATTCACTCCACAATGCCCATTGTCAGTATGTATGATTTTACCGTTTTCTACTATTTCGCCATTTATTCCATAGGTTTCCTCATCAAACCATCTAGCCCACCTTGGCAAGTGTTAAAATATGGCGTACTTTCAAGCTAATAAAAGTAATATAGACGGCTAGGATGCACTCCTGCAAAAAGTTATTAAAAATTAAGAATATTTTTAACCATACGGCACAAATTTACTGTTTATTTTTCACCTTGATAAATAACCACATTTTGTTTTAAAATTTCATCTTTAAAATTTTGTGGCAGTATATTAAAACTTAAAATATCCACTAAAAATGGTATATTGCTATCTGATATA
This Campylobacter sp. RM16192 DNA region includes the following protein-coding sequences:
- a CDS encoding tyrosine-type recombinase/integrase, with the translated sequence MRSARWGEFDFEKEVWQISSEKMKMRETFTLPLSKQAINLLNEYKSNILPNDFLFPSIIKGKFMSENTLNLALIRMGFSKDVLSSLLPTNIHPKVSSGKLPLCIKICLSLLTFSL
- a CDS encoding HU family DNA-binding protein, producing MKKAEFIQAVAEKAGLSKKDSLKAVDAALETIKEALTAGGSVSFIGFGTFSTADRAARKARVPGTKKVIDVPASKAVKFKVGKKLKEAVVATTNKKGKKK
- a CDS encoding tyrosine-type recombinase/integrase; translation: MPKINAPLTDKLIKSLKPKEREYKKSDGKNLYLFVSPTGRKYFAFEFKSPITQKIRRMALGEYPTLSLAEARERKMELLKQIASGDDPLIIKNSSDTALKSIAMEWLNIKATKVAKTTLDKQIIRLEKHLFPFLGSKEINDITKADIISILRKIEKTGHFETMNRIYMLCSQIWRYAVGVDKVSHNIISDINYQYTFKSGKVKNFSTLTSSDDIKRLLIAVKNYNGDIKN